The window TGTACGAGCCGTCGTCCGTGGCCAGCCATTCGACGGGGGCCGCGAGGGGGTCGCGGGCGGAGCGGGTGACGACCCGGATCTGGCGGGCCACGACGAAGCACGCGAGCAGGCCGATCCCGAACTGGCCGAGGAACTCCCCGCGGGTGGCCTCCAGGCCCTGGCTGTCGAACTCGCCGCCGTCCGCCGCGCCGCGCTTGGAGCTGCGGCCGATGGTGGCGAGGAGGGAGTGAGCCTCGTCGGCCGTCAGGCCGATGCCACTGTCCTCGATGGTCACCCGGCCGCCGGACGCCGACAGCCGGATGCGGATCTCCGCCTCCGGGTCGAGGGCGCGGCGCGCGGTGACCGCGTCCACGGCGTTCTGCAGGAGCTCGCGGACGTAGACGCGCGGGCTGGAGTAGAGGTGGTGGGAGAGGAGATCCACCAGGCCGCGCAGATCGACCTGGAAACTGTGGGGTGTGGACGTCATAGGGCGTCACCTCGCGTGCGTACGGGGATGGTTCGGTGATCGCGAGGTCCCCCCCTCACGGATCCCGGAGTGGGACACACATTAGGGGGATGGTCCGACAATCTCCGCGTGAATTCCGGCGCCCGGGAGGCGGGGGCGGACCGCGCTACTGGAAGCGCAGGAACCGCGGGGGAACGGCGTCCACCAGCCACACGCCGTTGGCGCTGATCCGGAAGACGTGCCCGGCCGCGCGCATCGCCCCGGCGTCCACGGCGAGCACGACGGGCCTGCCGCGCCGCGCGCCGACCCGGGTCGCGGTCTCCCGGTCGGGGGACAGGTGCACGTGGTGGCGGGCCATCGGGCGCAGGCCCTCGGCGCGGATCGAGTCCAGGGCGACGGCGACGGTGCCGTGGTAGAGGTACGCGGGCGGTTCGGCCTCCGGAAGATCCAGGTCGACGGCCACGGTGTGGCCCTGGCTGGCCCGGATCCGGGTGCCGTCGACGGCGAAGCGCTGCTTGTCGTTGGCGGCGACGACGTGGTCGAGCTCGGCGCGGCTGAAGGGGAAGCCGTGGGCGGCGGCCGCGCGCAGCAGGTCGTCGATCTCCACCCAGCCCTGGGGGTCGAGCACCAGTCCGATCCGTTCCGGCTGGTGGCGCAGGTGTTTTGCGACGTACTTCGACACCTTCACGGTGCGTCTTTCATCCATGACCCCCAGCGTGCCCGGTCGGGCGGACCTCCGGCAGGGAATTTCGCGGGAGCCCGCCAGTGGACACCCTCTATCGCTCTTCCAAGATGCGGAATATATTTTCCGCTGCCACTTCTGTTCAGGGGGAGAAACCATGACAGCCCAGACCTCTCTGTCACGCCGTGCGGCGGCCGAGCTGATCGGTACCGCCGGACTGCTCGTGGTCGTGATCGGCTCCGGACTCCAGGCCGCCGAGCTCAGCCGGGACACCGGTGTCGCCCTCATCGCCAACTCGTTCGCCTCGGCGATCGGCCTCGGGCTGATCATCACCCTCTTCGGGCCGCTGTCCGGCGCCCACCTCAACCCGGTGGTCACCCTCACCTCCTGGTGGGCGGGGCGCCGCGGCGGCGAGGGGCTCGGCGGCGGGGAGGCGCTCGTCTACACCGCGGCCCAGGTCGCGGGGGCCGTCGGCGGCGCCCTCCTCGCGGAGGCCATGTTCGGCCGGACCCCGGGCGCCTTCGCCACCCAGGTGCGCGACGGCGGCCACCTGCTCCTCGGTGAGGTGGTCGCCACCGCCGGTCTCGTCCTCGTCATCCAGGGACTCGAGCGCATCGGGCGCCCCCGGCTCGTCCCGGCGGCGGTCGCGGCGTACATCGCGGCCGCCATCTGGTTCACCTCCTCCGGCTCCTTCGCCAACCCGGCCGGCACCATCGGGCGCAGCTTCAGCGATTCCTTCACCGGCATCGCGCCGGAGTCGCTGCCCGGATTCGTCGCCGCCCAGCTGATCGGCGGGGTGCTCGGCCTGGCGCTCGCCGCGCTCCTCTACGGGTCCCGGAACGGGTCCGGGAACAGGTCCGGGAACGAGTCCGACTCAGGGTCCGACTCAGGGTCCGACTCCAGGTCCGACTCAGGGTCGGACTCCGGGTCCGGGACCGGCCGGACCGCGAAGTCGGCGCCGGTCGAGGCGACCGTCCCGGCGGCCCTGTCCGAGAACGGTCCGGTGGACGGCGCGAGCCCCGCCAAGGCGGCGTACGAGACCATTGGCTGAGACACGGCCTCAGTTGCCCACAGGCAAAGGGGACTTGTCCACAGCCGTTTGGGTGGGTTTTGACGGCAAACGCGTGATCCGGCCTGTGGAACCTGTGGACTAAGCCCGACCCGGCGTCACCGGTCGCCCGGGTGCCATCGATCGCCCCGCCCCGCCAGGTCGTTCATCGCCCGGGCCTGGAGCTCCCGCTCCGTCGCGGCCCGGACGAACTCCGCCACGTGGTCGGCGCCCACCAGCTCCTGCACCGCCCGGACCGTCCCGGCCGGCAGCGCCACCGGCGAGGGGCCCGCCGGCTGCGGTGTGCCCGCCGTGCCCAGGTGCCGCTGCAGGTGCCGGGTCGCGAAGAGCCGCATCGCCCGCGCCAGCTCCGCGTCCACGGTCTGCTGGGCCAGCGGCCGCAGCCGCCGCACCATCGTCGCCGCCTCGGCCGCGTCCGCGTCCGTGGGCGGCACCTGCCCGAGGTAGCGCGCGAAAACGTGCTCGGTGGTGAACTCCAGGAACCGCGACGCGATGTGCTCGACCTGCCCGCGCAGTTCCCGCAGGTGTCCGGTGATCGCCGGCAGCGGCACCCCGGCCGCGTACAGCTCGGAGGCCACCGCCAGCTCCTGAGGGGACGGCACCAGGTACTGGTCCGGGCGCCCCGGGATCCGCTCCAGCACCCCCAGGTCGCACGCCTCGTTCACCGCGTCGTCGTCCGGCCGGCCGCCGAACCGTTCGTTCAGCTCCTCCCGGCTGATCCGGGCCGCTTCCTCGTCGGTCCACGGCCCGTGCACCTCGGCGACCAGCCCCAGCACGCCGCCCAGCCCGCGCCCCGCGTCCCAGGCCTCCAGCAGCTCCTTGATGGAGGCCAGGGTGTAGCCGCGGTCCAGCAGGTCCGCGATCTGGCGCAGCCGCGCGAGGTGCGTGTCCCGGTAGACGTTGGAGCGGCCCCGCCGCTCCGGCTTCGGCAGCAGACCTCGGTCCTGGTACGCGCGGATCGTGCGCACCGTCGCCCCGCTGTGGTGCGCCAGATCCTCGATCCGGTACTCGGCTACCGCCTGATCGGACAATCCCGGCTCCCTACGACATCGCGGCTCGGCCGACCGCGCCCGCCGCGGCCGGGCGGCAGGTGAAGCCGCAAGGTACTCGACCGCCCTGCGCAGCGAGCCTTCCTGCGAGGGATGGTACGACCGCCGGAAGGAGCGGGGTATGGCCGCGGCGAGCTCTCTCCACGTGGGCGGCAGGCATCCGGTGCGGCGGGGTGCTCTTCCGGTGGAAGGCCACCCGGCGCGGGCTGATCGGGTACCGGCTGATCGGGTACGGGCTCCCGCTCACAGCCTGGGCTCCAGCCTCGCGAGGCGCCGCAGGGCGTTCGGGGCGTAGCGGGACATCCACAGCGCGCCCTTGGATTCCGGGGTCACCGGTACCACGGCCTCGTTGCGCACC of the Streptomyces sp. NBC_01294 genome contains:
- a CDS encoding RNA 2'-phosphotransferase, whose product is MDERRTVKVSKYVAKHLRHQPERIGLVLDPQGWVEIDDLLRAAAAHGFPFSRAELDHVVAANDKQRFAVDGTRIRASQGHTVAVDLDLPEAEPPAYLYHGTVAVALDSIRAEGLRPMARHHVHLSPDRETATRVGARRGRPVVLAVDAGAMRAAGHVFRISANGVWLVDAVPPRFLRFQ
- a CDS encoding aquaporin translates to MTAQTSLSRRAAAELIGTAGLLVVVIGSGLQAAELSRDTGVALIANSFASAIGLGLIITLFGPLSGAHLNPVVTLTSWWAGRRGGEGLGGGEALVYTAAQVAGAVGGALLAEAMFGRTPGAFATQVRDGGHLLLGEVVATAGLVLVIQGLERIGRPRLVPAAVAAYIAAAIWFTSSGSFANPAGTIGRSFSDSFTGIAPESLPGFVAAQLIGGVLGLALAALLYGSRNGSGNRSGNESDSGSDSGSDSRSDSGSDSGSGTGRTAKSAPVEATVPAALSENGPVDGASPAKAAYETIG
- a CDS encoding MerR family transcriptional regulator, with protein sequence MSDQAVAEYRIEDLAHHSGATVRTIRAYQDRGLLPKPERRGRSNVYRDTHLARLRQIADLLDRGYTLASIKELLEAWDAGRGLGGVLGLVAEVHGPWTDEEAARISREELNERFGGRPDDDAVNEACDLGVLERIPGRPDQYLVPSPQELAVASELYAAGVPLPAITGHLRELRGQVEHIASRFLEFTTEHVFARYLGQVPPTDADAAEAATMVRRLRPLAQQTVDAELARAMRLFATRHLQRHLGTAGTPQPAGPSPVALPAGTVRAVQELVGADHVAEFVRAATERELQARAMNDLAGRGDRWHPGDR